ATCATGTTTCTTGTTATTTTCATggacattttattatttatttatattttctttttggaaTCAACCACCCAGTGTCATAAATACAGATGATTAAGCGATCTGTCATATCGGACCGGGTATCATACTGAGACCCCTATACCCTTCAGTTCGAAACTTAAATGTAAGGTTGATATTAGTGAATGATACCAGGGTTGATATGAAAAAGGACATGTTTTACTCTTATCATATACTACCGACTTGCAAACTAACTCATGCAGACTAATACATGTATGGGTATCAGCTTTGGTACTAATTTATCGCTAGttatttttttgctctttgtacatgtacaatagcATCATGAGAgtaatatttgaaaactataccggtatattttgatgtttttgttaacAGATTTTAATAGCAATATTAGTTGGATGGCTGGTTTGTGGAATCATGACAGCAGCGGGTGCGTTCGAACCAGATGATATTTACGCAAGAACAGATTCCCGATTAGATGTTATAAGAGACGCAGCATGGTTCAAATTTCCATATCCAGGTAAACAAGTCTTCATTGAACAAGATTACTATCAATACCTCATAATAATCATGTCtctctttttcaaatattgccTACATTCTTTTTTGCTGACCTAGATATATGATATTTGGAGAATACCATTGCATATTGTTTAGGAATTTGTATCTAACATGTTGCAAAAAACTACTTATTGCTagcattatttaaaatatgcgTGGGAAGTCATAGTAAATTCAGTCCAGTCACTCACAAATAGTAcctaatatatttattgaatttggTTCTCGTAGTAGAAATTAAAGCGATAAAACCAATACatcaattaatttataattttttccaCTATTAACACGATTAAATATATATCCCTGGGCTGACTTGGGTGTAGAAATAAGATCACCCTGACTTCCCATTACACAGTAACACCCTGTCAGATGTGCGGGATCTATAAATGCACAACTAATGTTGTTAAGAAAGGAACGCACCAGCTCATGTGCTCGTTACATACACAAACTCTCTCACTAACAATTTTTGGATACTTTAGACACTTATTGTAAGTTAAAATATTCCTCCCTACCAGCCATGccattatttgtaaatttacttCATtcactttttaacattttgaagaatatgtgtttgaatttgttttgattttaaatcagtattaatgaaatatttgcctcaGGAATTATCATTTTAACCCAGAACACTTAATAATATACAATTTGTGTATCTTCCTTAGGGCAGTTTGGAAGGATATCATTTAGCACCAGTGTATTTGCCGGTTTTATGATCGGAACAATCACTTCAATACTTGATTCCATTGGTGACTATTATGCATGCGCAAAGATGTGTAACCTCCCGCCTCCTCCTGCACACACTGTCAACAGAGGGATAGCAATAGAGGGATTTTGCAGTTTGATAGCAGGGTTTCTGGGATGTGGGCACGCAACCACGACCTATGGTGGAAATATTGGCGCAATTGGAGTCACAAGAGTAAGATcgaatttacatttttatatctttttctgATGACCTTAACATCTTATTTAACAGTTATAAGACACATTGAAAACGTATCTATGCTATCGTGATCAGtcgtttttaaaatatatggaaACACTAAAAAGTATTATCATTATGTACGTGATGTTCTGACTAAGTATTAGTGAACATTTTCTGTACAttagataaaattgaaatttgcaATTCACATATAACTGTATTCTAGCAAGAAAATTAAAGCAGAAAAATACACTCAAAATACTTATTAACATAACAACAAATGCCaacgaagttttttttttaatattattccCAATGACAATTTATTTATAGTTCTATTCTTACATTGTTCATCTAGGTTGCCAGTCGAGATGTCTTTATTGCCACTGgggttatatattttatatttggacTTATAGGGAAGATATCAGCTGTTTTTCTAATAATCCCTTACCCTGTACTTGGCGGTGCTCTTATTGTAATGTTTGGTATGTTCAACGGTGTTGTACTGTCAAATCTACAGGTGGTATCACTAAGTTCTACCAGAAACCTTGCTATCATAGGGACAGCTATCCTGTTTGGATTAATGATACCATATTGGTTGGAGACAAATCCTGATGCAATACAAACAGGTAAACCATATATGTCTACAAAAAACTTAACATCAAAATGCGGTCTACCGAGTAAGACTTTTCTCCGGCCAGTTTGTACTAACATCAGCAACACAAAGTATGCCAAATGTGGAATGGAAATTGATTGTTTCCCGGAACACACGAAACCACACAGTTTATTCTAAAAAGGGCTCTTGTTGCTCTTGCTTTAGTGTTGAATATTGTTCTTTAATTGTGCTTTTTGATTTCTGTATGTCTGGATTGTTCGTGTTAGTAACTTTGTTGTGTAACCTTAACGCGATTCAATTTCCTAATTTCACATTCGTTTAGGTTTTGATGTTTCAGCTAATTTTATGACCAATGGTTTACGTAATTTGTATATCTTAAAATATAAGGTAAGACAACAGTCAATGAATAATGCTCTATTGTGTGATCCCTATCACAAAGTCCTAAacttacttttttcaacttaaaGGAGTAAACACGACGAGTGTTACATGTGTAGGCGGATCTGCCCACATTTCCAGCAGTTCACCAATGTTTATTgaggggttcgtgttgtgttttgtagactgttgtgtgtttttattttcgtttgtcgtttttcgtttattgctattgtttttaaaatatgttatcaaCTTTTGTGTTGCGTTTTGTATCTTCTGCTTCCCTTTTGCTTTAagactaaaaataaaagaaatacagTTGATTGGtggcctattttttttttaatgcatataGGTTAAGATTacatttctttccaatattatGAAACATGAATATTGTCATGCAATACTATGATACATATGATGATTATTTAAAGGATCTACATCAAGAGATGGTGTAATAAAGATGTTATTAGTCAATCCAAATCTTTGTGGAGGTGTTGTGGCTTGTCTTTTAGACAACACAGTGAGAGGTAAGACGATTTAATTACTGAATAAATCAACAAGATTTTGCTTGTTCTAGATATAAGGTGGTGTAAGCCCTTTACATATATGTAACATTTTAAAGACAATCCACAACTAAATAACGAAAAGACTTCCAACTGTCAATCTTTTACAATAAACTTATTAAGTATATATCTCGAGAACGAGATTGAATCAGAACAACACATTTTACATCAAACCCAAAAGAATAAAAAGGATataaaacaagcacatattgaAATTTGTTGATAAACTAAGGTCCATTGGCATATATTTGTAGTTTTGAAATCGTCTTGTATATTCAGGGAGTAGGCTCTTTAAAATGGGTAAAAACTTAATTTGACCACTGTATTTGAGagattatttcatatttaatgttatgaaagatgaaggaaaaaaatcagttgGCAATTtcgttcagaaaaaaaacccaaacaatattttgtcatatttatgCACAGTGTGTAGAActaaatgaaattcaaaatggaagtgaggaatgtgtcaaaaatacATCatcaaatcaaagaaaaaaaaacaagccgAAGGCCACAAGtaggtcttcaatacagcgaaaaaatcccgcacccagagTGGTCCCTAAACAATATGTACTAGGTCAGTGTTAATGGACGTCTTACTcaactccgaaatatataacAGAAcctagaattaaaaaaaaaatgcaggactaacaaaagccagggcttcctgacatgggacaggcgcaaaactgCGGCGGGGAAGACATGTTTTTGAGATTTCGACCctcccctttacctctagccaatgtagggGGAAAACACACTGTAATATGCAGTTCAGAATACACGTCCAATGACAGAAAAGgtaaaaaatgaaacttaacaaaatgacaatgatacataaattaaaaaagaactacTATCAGTTATTGACATGCCAGCTCTAAatctcaattaaactgattgaccAATTATGTGTTCCTCATTTGAATATGcagcacaatccctcccgttagggttaagtatcataccatcataaattaTATGAGAAGATCATAACCCGTATCATTTCAActaatgtttttataataaatgtgtttattttaccctataagtgaatccatattaaagccaaaatatgccaTTTTTAATGACATGACGACAGTACCGTAACTATATTCCTTTTAAGTAAGtctttttaaaggttttgttagcttttgaggTTAATGTCggcatttttgtgctttgtaaagaattttCCCATAGGAAATGGATGTGATTAACTTGAACGCATGAGATGTctgaattttgatttatatttacgaataatgtctttgtaccgatgataaaattaagtaaatgtgTTGGCTAGTTTGTGATTTGCGAAAACCGTACTGTtataatttttctgtaataCATACTTTTTATTGCTAAAATATGCTATCTTCAATTATGTGTacgacaagggaacgtcaccataaCAAAAAGTATAATTAACGGTAGGTaatgaaaaatcataaatttgGTATTAAGCTTCCCATTAATAATAAAGGTATCAAGAACCAGGAAAgggatttgttcattgttagtattagcttaatttaaaattagttCATCAGGATAAATCTCTTAAGTGTTTACTGAAGTCTttattattgagagccaatatataaTCCAAATAtctgaaagtatttttttttataagatgttgtttcgatgtgTTGTTTGCTAATTTAAGGAATAAATACAGAAACAGGTgtgcaataagtggtgcacagtcaGTCCCCATCATAATTCCGATAACTTGACGATAATCAGCTAGCTAGCTAGCTAGCGCGCAGTATCttcaaagcgaacaaaaatggtATCTAGTAAAATTCAAGTCTAGATCTTTATCACCCCATTAGTTGatacacaaaaaatgaaaagagaCTACGATGTCATTAATAGCAATGATGGATTGTAGCGTTAATCCctgattcatataaaaaagaaatcaggTATGCACCAATATGGTATTTGTTTTCCCTAAATATTTCTTTGCACCTATCCagtaattaagaaataaattccATCATGTCATACTcgatgctcattttaacatgggtaggcattatatttgtcgatattttacactgagcgttagcgaggtgtacaatgtggtcaaatataatgcctacccatgttaaaatgagcatagagcatgacatgaaggaattatttcgattctaacaTGACAAacagaatatatatttataggtcGAAGCTTATGAAAATAACGTAAGACTGTTTGGCTGTTCCCGTTTCCTCCCCGAGGAGTCTGTATATTACATTTcctatttgataagtttaaaaactttgACCAGGATAAATATATggtgtttgataaaaatatataataaaaggtaatgttagctgcttaaatgtaaatatttataaagataacgatggaaataacgttaatataaaAAGTCCGTGCGCATGTGCCAACCatattttttgtgctcattagaacacggccaTGTTAACAAAGcataataaggacgtcatattagaattatgattttaaaacaaaagatatattGATCGCTAATTTGATGGAAAACACTTTACGTTTGTACAGTGTATTAAgaaattaacttttattttacaaacgtaaaaatatgcaacacaAGAAATTCTAATCGACATGTAAACTGAATGGTACTTCAGTTAAATTAATTCATAAACTGTTTTTAGGAACACTAGAGGAGAGGGGTATAGCTGCTTGGCAAAAAATGGTAGACGACAAAGCAGACGACAAAGCAGACGTGAATGACGAGTACGATTGTGATGCTAGTTTCTACGATATTTATATTCCAGAAAATTGGAAACAATCTAAGCTTGTTCAAATTTTACCGTTTCTTccatcatataaaaaatgaaattttagacGTTTCCATAAGTTGATATAAGCCACCCAAGGGTATCCTTTATACTTGACAGTAAACCCAGTAACTTTTATTAGATACAGTATCTGTTCCCTGGAGTAACTTTTCATGTTCTTGAAATTTTGTCAGTTTGTATGCTAAGAGTTGTTTCTCTGATCGATTAATATGTATGAATGCATAAACGGTTTCCTGTGTTTggtaaaaaggaaaatcacaaaaattctaaactcagaggaaaatcattcggaaagtctataatcacatagcaaaatcaaataaaaaaaggcatcaaaaacaaatggacaagaactgtcatattccttacttggtacaggcattttcaaatgtagaaacaATTGGTGTTGCTGCCGGCTtaccatatttattttttttatacttgaaCGAGCATCCTCCGGCAGCTATATTTTTACACCAGTGAAACTTTCGTTTTGTATGTATCCAAGATTGATGCAAAGAAGTGAAATTTCCatgctttcatttttatttgttgtactgTTGTAATGATCCAGTAAGAAAAGTCCtttgctatgtttttattgacatttgtCTGCCAAAACTGCGGAATCAAAATCGAAATTAAGAAATATACCCCAAAGTATACCGTAGCTAGGTATAACTCATTTTCCAGTTTGGGGCTATATACATGTGAATAATTTCAGTTATATGAGAtctccaatataaaaaaaaagatgtggtatgattgtcaatgagacaactatccacaaaagatcaaaatgacacaaacattaacaactataggtaaccgtacggccttcaacaatgagcaaagcccgtatcgcatagtcagctataaagggcccggataagacaatgtaaaacaattcaaatgagaaaattaacggccttatatagtaaaaaaattaacgaaaaacaaatatgtaacacataaacaaacgacaaccactaaattacaggctcctgacttgggacagacacataacTACTAGtaaataatgtggcggtgttaaacatgttagcgggatcataaccccccccccccccctaacctgggacagtggtataacagtacaacataagaacgaactattaaaatcagttgaaaaaggcttttgataactatttacaccactgggtcgatgccactgctggtggacgtttcgtccccgagggtatcaccagcccagtagtcagcacttcggtgttgacatgaatatcaattatatggtcatttttataaattttctgtttacaaaactttgaatttttcgaaaaactaaggattttcttaccccaggagtagattacctaagccgtatttggcacaattttttggaattttggatcctcaatgctcttcaactttgtatttgtttggctttttaactattttgatctgagcgtcactgatgagtcttatgtagacgaaacgcgcgtctggcgtataaaattataatcctggtgcttttgataactattctcatcagatagataaacaaaaagtggacgtggccgggtacttatacatccctacacaaaaatacacaatgaacaaatctgagagtacttgcagttatctgacagctagttcaaagccactaacaactaataaaaaaatcatgcatctaagattaaaaaaaatgtctgtagtAAATTGTCGGTTTTATATAACCTATATTACTTGGAATCATTAGGTCGCGTATTGTGGTAAGAGAACGAAGACAGACTGATGGTCAATGAACGTGGTTTAGAAAGATACAGTTATCAATCAGCGTAAGTATGATGCATTGCATCTGCAAtagtggtggatccaggggtTTCCTGGTTTTGGAACCCCCTTTcattttgacgatcaatgcatttgaatggggacatacaGTTGGATCcttcctatcgaaggtcggtggttttaTGGGATCACTCCCGTCTCCGGCTTCATCAATCAATGAGAACTGACTGCCACGAAATATTCTAAATGCGGTtaataaaagtggcgttaaaacaccaaatatGTAATCAAATTACAGCTGGATTCCACTTTATCCAAGGTTAGGAGCCCATAAAATgacttgttaaaatattttcaggTATTTTTTTGCGTATATAAACTGATGCAAATGAGTCCACTCTAGTTAAAAGTATGTCCCGCTCCGGAGCACATGATTCTTTTCCAGTTTTCAGTATATCCTTTTCCGAAAAACATTATCAGTCCAGTCCTGTTGTTAGTATGTCCCTTCTATGAGCACCTGAGTCCATTGCGGTTTTTAATgggatatacatgtacttatagtAAAATCCTAAAAGTTTTCTGTGTAGTTTTGTGGAACGTCGTTTCCTGTCCGTCCTTTATTGAGATTGTGTTGTCAGGTTTTTTCTACTTACTGTTTTGATTGATCCTGTTAAATTCTGACGGAATATAATAAGCACTGAGATAATATCGACTACAaagttttgatatataaatcagaaataaaacaatacattatgTTCATGTCAAATCATAAGATAAGTATACTTTAAAACAGTATTCTGAATAAATAACCGAATATTCGGTTTTCAAAAGCAGAAATAGAAGGGAAGAGAGAGGGATCTGCCTCATAGTGCAAAATGGGCGATGAAAAAGTCAGATAAAGTGAGAA
This is a stretch of genomic DNA from Mytilus trossulus isolate FHL-02 chromosome 6, PNRI_Mtr1.1.1.hap1, whole genome shotgun sequence. It encodes these proteins:
- the LOC134723824 gene encoding solute carrier family 23 member 2-like; the protein is MLYKASDHPPIYLTIFCGIQHTLVSLSGVIAVSLLVVDVTCATLDENIKTTLLSSTMFMCGICTILMSLVGSRLPLLQGAAGDFLIPLLAMQVLDPTKCDVRSVLNDFNSSTTAPNISFDDAVYQYDFIVNNIRDLQGSLIAAGTCQFLIGATGIVSLLLKFIGPITIVPTLFLSCVFIVRACVKFAKVNWGVAMMVVVIALVLSLYLSHRKTPIPLWTKKKGFHILWFPLHQVYSILIAILVGWLVCGIMTAAGAFEPDDIYARTDSRLDVIRDAAWFKFPYPGQFGRISFSTSVFAGFMIGTITSILDSIGDYYACAKMCNLPPPPAHTVNRGIAIEGFCSLIAGFLGCGHATTTYGGNIGAIGVTRVASRDVFIATGVIYFIFGLIGKISAVFLIIPYPVLGGALIVMFGMFNGVVLSNLQVVSLSSTRNLAIIGTAILFGLMIPYWLETNPDAIQTGSTSRDGVIKMLLVNPNLCGGVVACLLDNTVRGTLEERGIAAWQKMVDDKADDKADVNDEYDCDASFYDIYIPENWKQSKLVQILPFLPSYKK